The Pontibacter korlensis sequence CCAGTATTGTTACCTGGCTGGTAGCTTGCAGGGGCCGCCTGTTACTAGAGCATTTGCCAACTTACCAACTATACTGCACAACCTGCCTAACTACAAGCAGGAAGACAAGATAACCTCTTTTGAGGCAAGCTGTTATACCGATCCTTTAGGTATCGAGCACCTTACAGGAAGCCTGGCAGAAACCATTCGTTTCTTTGGTGAACAGAAGGGCATGCACCTTCGCTGGGTATCGAAGTTTGATCAGGTAGATGGGTTGCTAGACATAGAACACAATGGCAATACACAGCCGAGGATAAGTATAAATGCTGAGTTTATAGCCCGGCGAATGGAGGCAGGCACAGCTTCTATAGAGGCACGCTTGGCTGCTATTCGGAAGCTGGCCTTGCCAAAAGTACAGGGAGGCGGAGGCTACAAAGTGGGTCTGGTAATTGCCCCGATCATGCCGCTACCAGATTGGGAGGAGCAGTATACGGACTTACTGGATAAGCTGGAACAGGCACTGGATTTTCCATGCGAGGTAACTTTTGAGCTGATAAGCCACCGTTTTACGCCTGGCTCCAAGTCGCTGCTACAGGAGTGGTATCCAAACACGCAGGTAGACTTTGACGAGAGCAACCGTTCCATGAAGTTTAACAAGTTCGGGGGCAAGAAATATGTGTATCCTGCTGTTACCATGCATATGCTGCGCAGCTTTTTTGAAAGCGAACTGAAAAGGCGCTTCCCTGAGGCACCGATTTTATACTGGACCTAAGCCCGAGCGGTAAGCAAAGCACAGTAGCCTATACAAAAGCAAAGCGGCTCCAATGTTTGGAGCCGCTTTGCTTTTGTATAACATTTAAAACTACTTCTGAAGCGTCTTTATGAATTCAAAAAAGAACAGTCGTGGTTGTTATACTTCACTACTGGTGTTAGGTGCTCCTTTCGAGGCGTAGCGTTTACGCGCCTTCATAATCTGCTGTGAATTCTGCTTCGCCCAATCAGCCAGGTCGAGCAGTTTCAGTAGCAGGCTCTGTCCTAACTCAGTCAGCTCATACTCTACTCTTGGAGGTATTTCTGTATAAATCGTTCTGGCAACTAAACCATCCTCTTCCAGGGAGCGCAGCGTTACCGTAAGCATGCGTTGAGATATACCCGATATCAAGCCTTTCAACTCATTAAACCTCAACCTCTGTTTGCGTCCCAGCATCAGAATGGTATAAACTGACCACTTGTCTCCAAAGCGGCCCATGATGTCTTTTATGGGGCAGCAATTATCTGCCAAAGGATTGCCTGCTACAATTTCCTCTATTTTTTCCAGAACCTTAACCTTCTGGTTTTCAGCATTAGTTACTTCCATGATACTTAGTACGACTAAAGTGCCTGCTTGACATCTACAAAGATAACGATTAAATTTGGTTACTAAAAGGAACTTAGTACTGAATTATTACCAATAGAAATCTGTTATACGTACATGAGCAAGATATTAGAGTCACTGGAGTGGCGTTACGCCTCCAAGCGAATGAATGGCCAAAAAGTACCGGCTGATAAAGTTGAAAATATTCTAGAGGCAATTCGCCTTGCACCCTCTTCTATGGGCCTGCAGCCTTACACGGTGCTGGTTATCGAAGACGAGGAACTGAGAAAGAAAATACAGCCGATCGCCATGAACCAACCGCAAATTGTGGAGGGATCGCA is a genomic window containing:
- a CDS encoding spore photoproduct lyase family protein, yielding MEAVQDKVITKPKQPISKLWMPKQVLITPAALEEPWGQQIYGRAKSLGLPVHELKQNRIVGLRGEDERETYRKAKSTLAVVTAPPSALKLQPIPPSADWQFHLAEGCPAHCQYCYLAGSLQGPPVTRAFANLPTILHNLPNYKQEDKITSFEASCYTDPLGIEHLTGSLAETIRFFGEQKGMHLRWVSKFDQVDGLLDIEHNGNTQPRISINAEFIARRMEAGTASIEARLAAIRKLALPKVQGGGGYKVGLVIAPIMPLPDWEEQYTDLLDKLEQALDFPCEVTFELISHRFTPGSKSLLQEWYPNTQVDFDESNRSMKFNKFGGKKYVYPAVTMHMLRSFFESELKRRFPEAPILYWT
- a CDS encoding winged helix-turn-helix transcriptional regulator — protein: MEVTNAENQKVKVLEKIEEIVAGNPLADNCCPIKDIMGRFGDKWSVYTILMLGRKQRLRFNELKGLISGISQRMLTVTLRSLEEDGLVARTIYTEIPPRVEYELTELGQSLLLKLLDLADWAKQNSQQIMKARKRYASKGAPNTSSEV